In Magnetospirillum sp. XM-1, a single window of DNA contains:
- a CDS encoding DUF6134 family protein, with product MRALRPIMAALVLLLSSQAAAATPAFLASQPEQVLAFDVTRNGGTIGYHTYAFRPRKGGFEVRVEADIRVSFLLIPFFVYEQQGVEVWENGRLKSLDYVTNDDGARHAVKAELAGGRLRVSVDGQPHTTHPEMIPGSLWYPPSPDHTMMLDPGDGNPTPLKVQRLGEETITVRGKPTPTTRWLWDDGLRRELWYDTRQTLVQVWIRGDDGSDIYYVLK from the coding sequence ATGAGGGCACTTCGTCCCATCATGGCCGCCCTGGTCCTGCTTCTCTCCTCCCAGGCCGCCGCGGCCACGCCCGCCTTCCTGGCGTCGCAGCCTGAACAGGTTCTGGCCTTCGACGTCACCCGCAACGGCGGGACCATCGGCTACCACACCTATGCCTTCCGCCCGCGCAAGGGCGGTTTCGAGGTCCGCGTCGAGGCCGATATCCGGGTGAGCTTCCTGCTCATCCCCTTCTTCGTCTACGAGCAGCAGGGCGTCGAGGTGTGGGAGAACGGCCGGCTGAAATCGCTGGATTACGTCACCAACGACGACGGCGCCCGCCATGCGGTCAAGGCCGAGTTGGCCGGCGGCCGGTTGCGGGTCTCGGTGGACGGCCAGCCGCACACCACCCACCCGGAGATGATTCCCGGCTCGCTGTGGTATCCCCCCTCGCCCGACCACACCATGATGCTCGATCCCGGCGACGGCAACCCGACGCCCTTGAAGGTCCAACGGCTGGGCGAGGAGACCATTACGGTACGCGGCAAGCCGACGCCGACCACCCGCTGGCTGTGGGACGACGGGCTGCGCCGCGAATTGTGGTACGATACCCGCCAGACCCTGGTCCAGGTCTGGATTCGGGGCGACGACGGCTCGGACATCTACTACGTCCTCAAATAG
- a CDS encoding response regulator transcription factor — protein MRILLVEDNDRLAEFISAGLKSAGFVPDVFGTVADAVAAFDSASYQAAILDLGLPDGDGLEIIRAQRAKAAPCPMMVLTARDGVSDRVSGLNAGADDYLLKPFAMEELIARLRAILRRPGAALSVELSLSNLTFDTAGREVRVDGQLISMPRREMEMLEHLLRRSGKVVSKRSLEEGLYGFDDDVTPNSVEVLVSRLRKRLQQSGAAVTVHTLRGIGYMMADGAP, from the coding sequence ATGCGCATCCTTCTGGTCGAGGACAATGACCGTCTGGCCGAATTCATCTCGGCGGGGCTGAAGAGCGCAGGTTTCGTCCCCGACGTCTTCGGCACGGTGGCCGACGCGGTGGCCGCCTTCGATTCCGCCTCCTACCAGGCGGCCATCCTCGATCTCGGCCTGCCCGACGGCGACGGGCTGGAGATCATCCGCGCCCAGCGCGCCAAGGCCGCGCCTTGCCCCATGATGGTGCTGACCGCCAGGGACGGGGTCAGCGACCGGGTTTCCGGCCTGAATGCCGGCGCGGACGACTACCTGCTGAAGCCCTTCGCCATGGAGGAGCTGATCGCCCGGCTGCGCGCCATCCTGCGCCGCCCCGGCGCGGCGCTGTCGGTGGAGCTGTCCTTGAGCAACCTGACCTTCGACACCGCCGGGCGCGAGGTGCGGGTGGACGGCCAGCTGATCTCCATGCCCCGGCGCGAGATGGAGATGCTCGAGCATCTGCTGCGCCGCTCGGGCAAGGTGGTGTCCAAGCGCTCGCTGGAAGAGGGGCTTTACGGCTTCGACGACGACGTCACCCCCAATTCCGTCGAGGTGCTGGTGTCGCGCCTGCGCAAGCGCCTGCAGCAATCGGGAGCGGCGGTGACCGTCCACACGCTGCGCGGCATCGGCTACATGATGGCGGACGGCGCCCCTTGA